A part of Lactobacillus sp. ESL0700 genomic DNA contains:
- the nusA gene encoding transcription termination factor NusA: MSKEMLEAFATLEKTKGIKQDVIVEAIKAALVAAYKKNYNQAQNVEVEFDERKGNFKLLAVKTVVDEVHDERLEYSLKDALNINKAYEVGDEIRFEVAPKDFGRIAAQTAKQVIMQHLREAERNHIIDEYSQYEDELITGTVERRDNRFVYVKIGNVEAVMPHNDQMPNETYNPQDQIRVLVTHVGSDSKGAQITVSRTAPNMVKRLFEQEVPEIFDGTVEIVSIAREAGDRTKIAVKSNDPNIDPVGTCVGQRGARVQNVVNELDGENIDVVKYEEDPSDFIANALNPAEVIAVQFGDDEDEKSALVIVPDYQLSLAIGKKGQNVRLAARLTGYKIDIRPESEVEFVDESSKAANEDNEEAAEAAENTTDETVADTENETAAEEVEATDDDLEAQADDAEEQEELAESEEEADEE; this comes from the coding sequence ATGTCTAAAGAAATGCTAGAGGCGTTTGCTACTTTAGAGAAGACAAAAGGTATCAAGCAAGACGTTATTGTCGAAGCAATTAAGGCAGCTCTTGTTGCTGCTTACAAAAAGAACTATAATCAAGCACAAAATGTAGAAGTTGAATTTGATGAACGCAAAGGTAATTTTAAATTACTAGCAGTTAAGACTGTTGTTGATGAGGTTCATGACGAACGACTTGAATATAGTTTAAAAGATGCCTTAAACATCAATAAAGCTTATGAAGTTGGCGACGAAATTCGTTTTGAAGTTGCGCCAAAGGACTTCGGTCGGATTGCTGCGCAAACTGCTAAACAAGTTATCATGCAGCATTTGCGTGAAGCAGAACGTAATCACATCATTGACGAGTATTCACAATATGAGGATGAACTGATTACTGGTACAGTTGAAAGACGTGATAATCGCTTCGTTTATGTTAAAATTGGTAATGTTGAAGCCGTTATGCCACACAATGACCAAATGCCTAACGAAACTTACAACCCACAAGACCAAATTCGTGTTCTTGTAACTCATGTTGGTTCTGATTCTAAGGGTGCGCAAATCACTGTTTCTCGGACTGCACCAAATATGGTCAAGCGCTTGTTTGAGCAAGAAGTCCCAGAAATCTTTGATGGTACTGTTGAAATTGTTTCAATTGCCCGTGAAGCTGGCGATCGGACCAAGATTGCGGTGAAGTCAAATGATCCTAACATCGATCCTGTTGGTACTTGTGTTGGTCAACGTGGTGCCCGGGTGCAAAATGTGGTTAATGAACTTGATGGCGAAAACATCGACGTTGTTAAGTACGAAGAAGACCCATCAGACTTTATTGCAAATGCGCTGAATCCAGCTGAAGTTATTGCCGTTCAATTTGGCGATGATGAAGATGAAAAGAGTGCTCTTGTAATTGTTCCTGATTATCAATTATCGCTAGCAATTGGTAAAAAGGGTCAAAATGTTCGTTTAGCTGCTCGCTTAACTGGTTACAAGATTGATATTAGACCAGAATCAGAAGTTGAATTTGTTGATGAAAGTAGCAAGGCTGCCAACGAAGATAATGAAGAAGCTGCAGAAGCAGCGGAAAATACAACTGATGAAACTGTTGCTGACACTGAAAATGAAACTGCTGCTGAAGAAGTCGAAGCTACTGATGATGATTTAGAAGCCCAAGCTGATGATGCAGAAGAGCAAGAAGAGCTAGCTGAATCTGAAGAAGAAGCAGACGAAGAATAA
- the infB gene encoding translation initiation factor IF-2 has product MAKKRIYEIAKELGIDNKVVVKKAKDLGFDVKNHMSSLEDSQVSQLKGSFHSSAPAKKQEKTAKKSSKIKVSVTSIRKNEKKHDEETGNRNNNRRRNNRRPNNHNSQERNQDRRSSNNTNSTARTSKPAAQDLLKQLKQKQRVEQSSLNKQADKARKAYHEHLQNPKAAEEAKDTAAAPKAPAKEKTTETKVIGPKIIKPSPARMKQNEPAARQQPEVNNAGPEPVKEEKRRGNGYTSRNSGKPGRKGRNQTFGNNGGNNHSDRQERRKRKNKRRQIDQTPKKQPTQRKERPLPETLVYEVGMNAQDLGKILHREPAEIVKKLFMLGVMTNQNQSLDKDTIELIAAEYGINAEEKVHEDISDIDTLYSKRMEASKESKNQIKRPPVVTIMGHVDHGKTTLLDRLRHTHVSAHEAGGITQKIGAYQVHVGDHLITFLDTPGHAAFSNMRERGAEITDIVVLVVAADDGVMPQTIEAIDHAKSAKVPIIVAINKMDAPGANPQHVTEQLMKYNLIPEDYGGDTIFVNISAKTGENVDDLLQMILLQADVMELKADPKQQAIGTVVEARLSRGRGPVADLLVQQGTLHTGDPIVVGNRFGRVRVMTNDRGRQIDKATPSMPVEITGLNDVPESADKLVVFDDEKTARSVGEQRAQQALQQSRENVQHITLDNLFDTMKRENMKEVDIVLKADVQGSAEALQQSLEKIEVEGVRVNIIHAGVGAVNESDVTLAGASNGFIIGFNVRPTATAKSQAEADGVDIRLYSIIYKAIDDVKAAMQGMLEPTYEDKVVGSLTVRETWKVSKVGTIAGSFVDSGYVTRDSTINLIRDGVVIYTGKVASLKRFKDDAKVVKQGFDCGLTIEGYNDIKIGDQLEATEKQEVKPN; this is encoded by the coding sequence ATGGCTAAAAAAAGAATTTACGAAATTGCAAAAGAATTAGGCATCGATAATAAAGTTGTGGTTAAAAAAGCAAAGGACCTCGGCTTTGATGTTAAAAACCATATGTCATCACTAGAAGATTCACAAGTAAGTCAATTAAAGGGTAGTTTCCATAGCTCCGCTCCCGCTAAAAAGCAAGAGAAGACTGCTAAAAAGAGCAGCAAAATCAAGGTTTCTGTTACTTCTATTCGTAAGAATGAGAAGAAGCATGATGAAGAAACTGGCAATAGAAATAATAATCGCCGCAGAAACAATCGCCGGCCTAATAACCATAACTCGCAAGAGCGTAACCAAGACCGTCGTTCAAGTAATAATACTAATTCCACTGCGCGTACTTCTAAGCCAGCAGCTCAAGATTTGCTTAAGCAATTAAAGCAAAAGCAACGTGTTGAACAAAGCAGCTTGAATAAGCAAGCTGACAAGGCACGTAAGGCTTATCATGAGCATTTGCAAAATCCTAAGGCAGCTGAAGAAGCTAAAGATACTGCTGCAGCACCTAAGGCACCTGCAAAAGAAAAGACAACTGAGACAAAGGTTATTGGTCCAAAGATTATTAAGCCTTCGCCAGCAAGAATGAAGCAAAACGAACCAGCTGCTAGACAACAACCAGAAGTTAATAATGCTGGTCCAGAGCCCGTTAAGGAAGAAAAGCGCCGTGGCAATGGCTATACCTCACGTAATTCTGGTAAACCTGGTCGTAAGGGCAGAAACCAAACTTTTGGCAATAATGGTGGTAACAATCATTCTGACCGTCAAGAACGTCGTAAGCGTAAGAACAAGCGTCGTCAAATTGACCAAACACCTAAGAAGCAACCAACTCAAAGAAAAGAGCGTCCATTACCAGAGACTTTGGTTTACGAAGTTGGGATGAATGCTCAAGATTTGGGTAAGATTTTACACCGTGAACCAGCAGAAATCGTTAAGAAGTTATTTATGCTGGGCGTAATGACTAACCAAAACCAATCTTTGGATAAAGATACGATTGAATTGATTGCAGCTGAATATGGCATTAATGCAGAAGAAAAGGTTCATGAGGATATTTCTGATATTGATACGCTTTACAGTAAGCGCATGGAAGCATCTAAAGAATCGAAGAATCAGATTAAGCGTCCACCAGTTGTTACAATCATGGGTCACGTTGATCACGGTAAGACCACTTTGCTTGACCGTTTACGTCATACACATGTTTCTGCTCATGAAGCTGGTGGTATCACCCAGAAGATTGGTGCTTACCAAGTTCACGTTGGTGATCATTTAATTACCTTCTTGGATACTCCAGGACATGCGGCCTTTTCAAACATGCGTGAGCGTGGTGCTGAAATAACTGATATTGTTGTCTTGGTTGTTGCTGCTGATGACGGTGTCATGCCACAGACAATTGAAGCCATTGATCACGCTAAGAGTGCCAAGGTGCCAATTATCGTAGCAATCAACAAGATGGATGCTCCGGGAGCAAACCCGCAACACGTTACTGAGCAGTTGATGAAGTACAACTTGATTCCAGAAGATTACGGTGGCGACACAATCTTTGTTAACATTTCTGCTAAAACCGGTGAAAATGTTGACGACTTGTTACAAATGATTTTACTGCAAGCTGACGTGATGGAATTGAAAGCTGATCCTAAGCAGCAAGCAATTGGTACAGTTGTTGAAGCTCGGCTGTCTCGTGGACGTGGTCCAGTTGCCGATTTACTTGTTCAACAAGGTACTTTGCATACCGGTGATCCAATCGTTGTCGGTAACCGCTTCGGTCGCGTACGTGTAATGACTAACGATCGTGGTCGGCAAATTGACAAGGCAACACCATCAATGCCAGTTGAAATTACTGGGTTGAATGATGTGCCTGAATCTGCCGACAAGTTGGTTGTCTTTGATGACGAAAAGACTGCCCGCAGCGTTGGTGAACAAAGAGCACAACAAGCTTTGCAACAATCAAGAGAAAATGTTCAACATATTACTTTAGATAACCTCTTTGATACAATGAAGAGAGAAAACATGAAGGAAGTTGACATTGTCTTAAAGGCTGATGTTCAAGGTTCTGCCGAAGCTCTGCAACAATCACTTGAAAAGATTGAAGTTGAAGGTGTTCGCGTTAACATTATTCACGCGGGTGTTGGTGCCGTTAATGAATCAGATGTTACTTTAGCTGGTGCTTCTAACGGTTTCATCATTGGATTCAACGTTCGGCCAACTGCAACTGCTAAGTCACAAGCTGAAGCTGATGGCGTTGATATTCGTCTTTACAGCATTATTTACAAGGCAATTGATGATGTGAAGGCTGCGATGCAAGGGATGCTTGAGCCAACTTATGAAGATAAAGTTGTTGGTAGCTTAACTGTTCGTGAAACTTGGAAGGTTTCGAAGGTTGGTACAATTGCTGGTTCCTTTGTTGATTCTGGTTATGTTACTCGTGATTCAACCATTAACTTAATTCGTGATGGTGTGGTAATCTACACTGGTAAAGTTGCTTCACTTAAGCGGTTCAAGGACGATGCTAAAGTGGTTAAGCAGGGATTCGATTGTGGTTTAACAATTGAAGGCTACAACGATATTAAGATTGGCGATCAACTTGAAGCAACTGAAAAGCAAGAGGTTAAGCCTAATTAG
- a CDS encoding PolC-type DNA polymerase III, which produces MTDKNKLFLHLLEQIHFPEQFTDNELLQKGEIENVDVYAKEHKWDIHVLFTTPLKFETYAALNKAINASFASFVNTRLFVRTEDGADDYLTDYWHYAVQNSDFLQPVAREFISSHKPKKEDGRWIIPVDNLVVDGLIEQKMLDQLAEEMRDFGFFNLKFVTQLDEQNTQSNLASLQQLQEQHEQSMQEAYNAAPPKEKPKPQAYPTKKTRYGNRKLDESLPITQIKDVVDGTRNVVIEGNIFNTESRELKSGAIIFTGEITDYSDSISFKKFVSDKEQIKSVSELKPGTWAKMQGSAADDQWQHDVVFNISSFEVVEHVGRTEEYQGEEKRVELHLHTNMSQLDATNTATDFILAAKKFGQKAIAITDHADVQSFPEAYNVGKKNGIKIVYGVEANMIDDHALLVLNPAPMTYENREFVIFDVETTGLSSVYDTIIEIGAVKMKDGEVIERFDKFINPHHPLSEQTINLTSITDEQVGAADDEAVVIKQFQDFYGERPLCGHNVQFDVGFVNAALRRAGLQEITQPVVDTLEVSRLLHPEQTRHTLDSLAKKYNVVLEHHHRANQDAEATGYLMFKLLDAFNAKFDEDDLGKMNDYAAHGQVFKRARPSHMTILAKNQAGLKNMYRLISIASTKDFYRIPRTPKSDLAQYHEGLLYGSGCLQGDVFVAMMQKGYDEARKKAKFYDYLEVQPPANYAQMIVDHLISDEAELEEILTNIYKLGKELNKPVVATGDAHYVEKHDAIYRTILISAQRSNPDRNKTQPDLHFYTTQEMLNAFSFLGEEAAKEIVITNPNKIAASTEEIAPIKDGLFPPHIDNADEEMKRLTYDKAYELYGKPLPKIVQDRLEMELNSIISNGYAVIYLISQRLVAKSNKDGYLVGSRGSVGSSLVATMSGITEVNPLAPHYRCPKCKYSKFFENGEYGSGYDLPDEKCPKCGAELVKDGQDIPFATFLGFHGDKVPDIDLNFSGDYQPVAHNFIRVMFGPDNSYRAGTIATVADKTAYGYAKHYDEEQELNLRGAELDRLAAGVSGVKRTTGQHPAGIVVVPDDMDIYDFTPVQYPADDVNAAWLTTHFDFHSIHDNILKFDILGHDDPTMIRMLQDLSGIDPLTIPPDDPGVMSLFSSPKILGVKPEQIQSETGTLGVPEFGTRFVRGMLEETKPTTFSELLQISGLSHGTDVWLGNAEELINDGTCKLKNVIGCRDNIMMDLIHWGVKPEVAFSTMESVRHGRGISDDDMAVLKKNDKIPNWYIPSCLKIKYMFPKAHATAYILMALRIAWFKVYYPEIYYTAYFSVRADLFDLVAMSHGKNTVKKAMADIQDKGNDASAKDKSLLTVLEIANECLERGIKIKMVDINQSEATNFKILNQHTILAPFNAVPGLGNNAAKQIVAARAEQKFLSKEDLSKRGKVSQTIMDYLEDNGVLEGMPDQNQLSLFDI; this is translated from the coding sequence GTGACTGATAAAAACAAACTTTTCTTACATCTTTTGGAGCAAATTCATTTTCCGGAACAATTCACGGATAATGAGTTGCTTCAAAAAGGTGAAATTGAGAACGTGGATGTATACGCTAAAGAACATAAGTGGGATATCCATGTTCTTTTTACTACTCCGCTAAAATTTGAAACTTATGCGGCTTTGAATAAGGCAATTAACGCGAGTTTTGCTTCTTTTGTCAACACGCGGCTTTTTGTTCGGACTGAAGATGGTGCTGATGATTATCTAACAGATTATTGGCATTATGCTGTGCAGAATTCGGACTTTTTGCAGCCAGTTGCTCGTGAGTTCATTTCCAGCCATAAGCCTAAAAAAGAAGATGGGCGTTGGATTATTCCCGTTGATAATTTAGTGGTTGATGGCTTAATTGAACAAAAAATGTTGGATCAATTAGCAGAAGAAATGCGTGACTTTGGTTTCTTTAATCTAAAATTTGTAACGCAGCTTGACGAACAAAACACGCAAAGTAATTTAGCTAGTCTGCAGCAATTGCAGGAGCAACATGAGCAGAGCATGCAGGAAGCTTATAATGCAGCGCCGCCTAAAGAAAAACCAAAACCGCAAGCTTATCCAACTAAGAAGACCCGTTATGGCAACCGTAAGCTTGATGAAAGTCTGCCAATTACGCAAATTAAAGATGTAGTTGATGGTACTAGAAATGTCGTTATCGAAGGTAATATTTTTAATACTGAGAGTCGAGAATTAAAGTCCGGCGCAATTATTTTTACCGGTGAAATTACAGATTATAGCGATTCAATTTCATTTAAAAAATTTGTTTCTGATAAAGAACAAATCAAGAGTGTTTCAGAATTAAAGCCAGGTACTTGGGCTAAAATGCAGGGCTCAGCTGCTGATGACCAATGGCAGCACGATGTTGTCTTTAATATTTCTAGTTTTGAAGTTGTCGAGCATGTTGGCCGAACGGAAGAATATCAAGGCGAAGAAAAACGCGTTGAGCTGCATTTGCATACGAATATGAGTCAACTTGATGCCACTAATACGGCAACAGATTTTATTCTTGCTGCTAAAAAGTTTGGCCAAAAGGCAATTGCAATCACTGACCACGCCGATGTTCAATCATTCCCTGAAGCTTATAATGTCGGTAAGAAAAACGGGATTAAAATTGTTTATGGCGTTGAAGCCAACATGATTGACGATCATGCGCTGCTTGTACTAAATCCGGCGCCAATGACTTATGAAAACCGCGAATTTGTTATTTTTGACGTTGAAACTACAGGTCTATCATCGGTTTACGACACAATTATTGAAATTGGTGCTGTCAAGATGAAAGACGGCGAAGTCATCGAGCGTTTTGATAAGTTCATTAATCCACACCACCCATTAAGTGAGCAAACGATTAATTTAACCTCGATTACTGACGAGCAAGTTGGGGCGGCTGACGATGAAGCTGTTGTTATTAAGCAGTTCCAAGATTTTTATGGCGAGCGGCCTTTATGTGGGCATAACGTTCAATTCGATGTTGGCTTTGTTAATGCGGCACTAAGAAGAGCTGGTCTTCAAGAGATTACGCAACCAGTTGTCGATACACTGGAAGTATCGCGCTTGTTGCACCCAGAGCAAACACGGCATACACTGGATTCGCTAGCTAAAAAGTACAATGTTGTCTTGGAACATCACCACCGTGCCAATCAGGATGCCGAAGCGACAGGTTATCTGATGTTTAAGCTGCTTGATGCGTTTAACGCCAAGTTTGATGAAGATGACCTAGGCAAGATGAATGATTATGCCGCGCATGGTCAGGTCTTTAAGCGAGCGCGGCCGTCGCACATGACAATTTTAGCTAAAAATCAGGCGGGACTTAAAAACATGTACCGTTTAATTTCAATAGCCAGCACCAAAGACTTTTATCGGATACCGCGAACACCTAAGTCAGACTTAGCGCAATATCATGAGGGCTTATTGTATGGCTCTGGCTGTTTGCAAGGCGACGTCTTTGTAGCCATGATGCAAAAGGGTTATGACGAGGCTCGTAAAAAGGCTAAGTTTTATGATTATCTTGAGGTCCAACCACCTGCAAATTATGCGCAAATGATTGTGGACCATTTGATTAGTGATGAGGCAGAGTTAGAAGAAATTTTAACCAATATTTATAAGCTGGGTAAGGAATTGAATAAGCCGGTTGTGGCTACGGGGGATGCCCATTATGTTGAAAAGCATGATGCCATTTACCGCACAATTTTAATTTCTGCGCAGCGAAGTAATCCTGATCGCAACAAAACGCAGCCCGACTTACACTTTTATACCACGCAGGAAATGCTTAATGCCTTTAGTTTTCTTGGCGAAGAAGCTGCTAAAGAGATTGTCATTACCAATCCGAATAAAATTGCGGCGTCAACTGAAGAAATCGCACCAATCAAGGATGGCCTGTTCCCACCGCACATTGATAATGCCGATGAAGAAATGAAGCGGCTGACTTACGATAAGGCTTACGAGCTTTATGGCAAGCCATTGCCAAAAATCGTCCAAGACCGTTTAGAAATGGAATTAAACTCGATCATTTCCAATGGTTATGCGGTTATTTACTTGATTTCACAGCGGTTAGTTGCCAAGTCCAACAAGGATGGCTACTTAGTTGGCTCGCGGGGATCTGTTGGTTCAAGTTTGGTTGCAACCATGTCTGGGATTACGGAAGTTAATCCGTTGGCACCACATTATCGCTGTCCAAAGTGTAAGTATTCTAAGTTCTTTGAGAATGGTGAATATGGTTCAGGCTATGACTTGCCTGATGAAAAGTGTCCAAAATGTGGTGCTGAACTAGTCAAAGATGGGCAAGATATTCCGTTTGCCACTTTCTTGGGCTTCCACGGTGATAAGGTTCCCGATATTGATTTGAACTTTTCGGGTGACTATCAGCCAGTAGCACATAACTTTATTCGGGTTATGTTTGGGCCAGATAATTCTTATCGGGCTGGGACAATTGCCACGGTGGCAGACAAGACCGCATATGGTTATGCTAAGCATTATGACGAAGAACAAGAGCTGAACTTGCGTGGTGCCGAGCTTGACAGATTAGCTGCTGGTGTCAGTGGTGTTAAACGAACAACTGGACAGCACCCCGCGGGAATTGTTGTTGTGCCTGATGATATGGACATTTATGATTTCACGCCTGTGCAATATCCTGCCGATGATGTCAATGCGGCGTGGTTGACGACGCACTTTGACTTCCATTCCATTCATGATAATATCTTAAAGTTTGATATTCTGGGGCATGATGACCCGACGATGATCAGAATGTTGCAGGATTTATCAGGAATTGACCCATTGACAATTCCACCTGATGATCCTGGTGTCATGTCGCTGTTCTCTAGTCCGAAAATTTTGGGTGTGAAGCCAGAACAAATTCAATCAGAAACTGGTACCTTAGGCGTACCAGAATTTGGTACCAGATTTGTTCGGGGGATGCTTGAGGAGACTAAGCCAACAACTTTTTCAGAATTATTGCAGATTTCTGGACTGTCACACGGTACTGATGTGTGGCTAGGAAACGCCGAGGAACTGATTAATGACGGTACTTGCAAGCTGAAGAACGTAATTGGTTGTCGGGACAACATCATGATGGACTTGATTCACTGGGGTGTTAAGCCAGAAGTCGCCTTTTCGACAATGGAATCTGTGCGTCATGGTCGCGGAATTAGCGATGACGACATGGCTGTTTTGAAGAAAAATGACAAAATTCCAAATTGGTATATCCCGTCATGTCTTAAAATCAAGTATATGTTCCCGAAGGCGCATGCTACTGCCTACATTTTAATGGCGCTGCGAATTGCGTGGTTCAAGGTTTACTATCCCGAGATTTATTACACGGCTTACTTTTCCGTGCGGGCTGACTTATTCGACTTAGTTGCGATGAGTCATGGAAAAAATACGGTCAAAAAGGCAATGGCTGACATTCAAGACAAGGGTAACGATGCTTCTGCTAAAGATAAAAGTTTATTGACGGTGCTTGAGATTGCTAATGAGTGTCTGGAGCGAGGAATTAAGATTAAGATGGTTGACATCAACCAGTCAGAAGCAACTAATTTTAAGATTCTTAACCAACACACGATTTTAGCGCCATTCAACGCCGTACCCGGACTTGGTAATAATGCGGCTAAACAAATTGTTGCGGCTCGTGCTGAACAAAAATTCTTGTCAAAAGAAGATTTGTCTAAGCGTGGCAAAGTTTCGCAAACAATTATGGACTATTTAGAAGATAATGGCGTTTTGGAAGGGATGCCCGACCAAAATCAATTGTCATTATTTGATATTTAA
- a CDS encoding ribosome-binding factor A: MKHRIGRVEGEILRELTKILRKNIRDPRVNDVTITAVECTNDLSYATVYYSILSEDPKKEEEVATGLEKAKGMMRHLLGQVLTVYKVPELIFKRDNSVKYGSKIDKLIADLKKQEADRNN; the protein is encoded by the coding sequence ATGAAGCACAGAATTGGTCGTGTTGAAGGAGAAATCCTCCGTGAATTAACCAAAATTTTGCGGAAAAATATTCGTGATCCGCGTGTCAATGATGTTACGATTACTGCGGTTGAATGTACTAATGATTTATCATATGCAACTGTTTATTACAGTATTCTTTCTGAAGATCCAAAAAAGGAAGAAGAGGTTGCTACTGGCTTAGAAAAAGCCAAGGGGATGATGCGTCACTTGCTTGGGCAAGTTTTGACAGTCTATAAAGTTCCCGAATTAATTTTTAAGCGGGACAACTCTGTTAAATATGGTAGTAAAATCGATAAGTTAATTGCTGATTTAAAAAAGCAAGAAGCAGATCGTAACAATTAA
- the truB gene encoding tRNA pseudouridine(55) synthase TruB, translated as MLNGILVVDKAKGMTSADVVYHLRKALHIKKIGHAGTLDPDVTGVLPIAIGQATKLIELMHTQNKKYVGKGIFGYATDSYDISGTTLATKKMTEPLAANIITQGMQSFVGKIEQVPPIYSAVRVNGKHLYEYARAGIEVERPKRQVNVLAYDLTAQPAFDEEKGQEEFAFAIECSKGTYVRSLVNDLGDKLGVPAVMSNLRRTASSGFDISQAVSLHEIVADPSKAEQLIQPIDAFFKDYTQVDLTMGQWLKVKNGAAIALETDANQVALRYNNKVKAIYQKDTENYRPNLMLLQNE; from the coding sequence ATGTTAAACGGAATTTTAGTAGTTGATAAGGCTAAGGGGATGACTAGCGCCGATGTTGTGTACCATCTCCGCAAAGCCTTACATATCAAAAAAATCGGTCATGCTGGAACGCTTGATCCCGATGTTACTGGTGTCTTGCCGATTGCGATTGGTCAGGCAACTAAGCTGATTGAATTAATGCACACGCAAAACAAAAAATATGTTGGCAAGGGGATTTTTGGCTACGCTACTGATAGTTACGATATTAGTGGCACAACTTTGGCAACTAAAAAAATGACAGAACCGCTTGCAGCTAATATAATTACTCAGGGGATGCAGTCGTTTGTCGGCAAGATTGAGCAGGTGCCACCAATTTATTCAGCCGTGCGCGTTAATGGTAAGCACTTATACGAATATGCCCGTGCAGGGATTGAGGTTGAACGGCCTAAGCGGCAGGTTAATGTCTTAGCTTATGACTTAACTGCACAACCAGCTTTTGACGAAGAAAAAGGTCAAGAAGAATTTGCGTTTGCAATTGAATGCAGTAAGGGGACTTATGTGCGTTCATTAGTCAATGATTTGGGTGATAAGCTAGGTGTGCCAGCTGTAATGAGTAATTTGCGCAGAACAGCTAGCTCTGGCTTTGATATTAGTCAGGCAGTCAGCTTGCATGAAATTGTGGCTGACCCAAGTAAAGCCGAGCAACTGATTCAGCCAATCGATGCCTTTTTTAAAGATTACACGCAAGTTGACTTAACTATGGGTCAATGGCTAAAAGTGAAAAATGGGGCAGCGATTGCTTTAGAAACTGATGCAAATCAGGTTGCATTACGATACAATAATAAGGTTAAGGCAATTTATCAAAAGGATACGGAAAACTATCGTCCTAATTTGATGCTCTTGCAAAATGAATAG
- a CDS encoding YlxR family protein: MKKRKIPMRKDLLTDTMQPKKELVRIVIDKDKNVAVDPSGKKPGRGAYVSLDPSKIKFAQEKGVLERSLGAKVPDSFYEDLYSYVDHQKARKELFGDK, translated from the coding sequence TTGAAAAAAAGAAAAATTCCAATGCGGAAAGATCTATTAACTGATACCATGCAGCCCAAAAAGGAATTAGTGCGGATTGTGATTGACAAGGACAAGAATGTTGCTGTTGATCCTAGTGGTAAAAAACCAGGGCGCGGTGCATATGTATCACTAGATCCAAGTAAGATCAAATTTGCACAAGAAAAAGGTGTCTTAGAACGAAGCTTAGGTGCCAAAGTGCCGGACTCGTTTTATGAAGATCTTTACTCTTATGTAGATCATCAAAAGGCAAGAAAAGAATTGTTTGGTGATAAATAA
- a CDS encoding ribosomal L7Ae/L30e/S12e/Gadd45 family protein, protein MQNRQKALNLLGLAQRAGKLVSGLEIVLVGLKAKQIKIVILANDSHADTSEKITRAAKQNDVKVITEFSSDEMSHAIGKERKVLGLTDAGFCKALVQKINEGV, encoded by the coding sequence TTGCAAAATAGACAAAAAGCATTAAATTTGCTGGGGCTTGCGCAACGAGCTGGGAAACTAGTTTCTGGGCTTGAAATTGTATTAGTTGGCCTTAAAGCAAAGCAAATCAAGATAGTTATTTTGGCTAATGACAGCCATGCCGATACAAGTGAGAAGATCACTAGAGCAGCTAAGCAGAATGACGTTAAGGTTATTACTGAATTTAGCAGCGATGAGATGTCGCATGCAATTGGTAAAGAACGTAAGGTGTTGGGCTTAACTGACGCTGGTTTTTGCAAAGCATTAGTACAAAAGATTAATGAAGGAGTGTGA
- the rimP gene encoding ribosome maturation factor RimP yields the protein MAKVTDLVLTEIKPIVAERNDELVDIEYVKEKGQNYLRIYVDRENGIDMDEIVGLSELVSTKLDEIEPDPFPEPYVLEVSSPGVERPIKTKKDWQKALDNYIHVGLYQKLDGEKNYEGTLKSFNDDEIELEIKIKTRRKRLTIPRKLIANIRFAIEF from the coding sequence TTGGCGAAAGTTACAGATCTTGTTCTTACAGAAATCAAACCAATAGTTGCAGAGCGCAATGACGAGTTGGTGGACATTGAATACGTAAAAGAAAAAGGCCAAAATTATTTAAGAATATATGTTGACCGTGAAAACGGAATTGATATGGATGAAATCGTCGGGCTTAGTGAACTGGTTTCAACTAAACTTGACGAGATTGAGCCTGATCCGTTCCCTGAACCTTACGTTTTAGAAGTATCTTCACCCGGTGTTGAGCGACCAATTAAAACGAAGAAAGATTGGCAAAAAGCCCTTGATAATTACATTCATGTTGGCCTTTATCAAAAGCTTGACGGTGAAAAAAATTATGAGGGTACGCTCAAGTCATTTAATGATGATGAAATCGAGTTAGAAATAAAGATTAAGACGAGACGGAAACGATTAACTATTCCTCGCAAGTTGATTGCAAATATCCGTTTTGCAATTGAATTTTAG